One region of Ornithinibacter aureus genomic DNA includes:
- a CDS encoding biotin--[acetyl-CoA-carboxylase] ligase, translated as MSQNPDQRPLSERSVTPGAPWPPIEVFDRLGSTNDEVRAAPSPWRVVVAEQQDAGRGRLGRTWTTTPGTSLAVSVFVPPPASGPSWVPLLAGLAVHRAVAEVAGLETALKWPNDVLVPADGDRKLAGLLCEWTADGVIVGLGINVDTAREDLPLDTATSLRATGAPGVDRAALLSAFLTHLASLLRDDSGPGGSAQAAYVAACSTVGRTVEVHLPGGAVVHGIGTGVDAAGRLTVRDESGTQSVSAGDVVHVRSR; from the coding sequence GTGAGCCAGAACCCTGACCAGCGACCGCTCAGCGAGCGATCCGTCACACCGGGCGCTCCGTGGCCGCCCATCGAGGTTTTCGACCGTCTGGGGTCGACCAACGACGAGGTTCGTGCGGCGCCGTCGCCGTGGCGCGTGGTCGTCGCGGAGCAGCAGGATGCCGGTCGCGGGCGTCTCGGGCGGACGTGGACGACGACGCCGGGCACCTCCCTGGCCGTGTCCGTGTTCGTGCCGCCCCCGGCATCCGGCCCGTCCTGGGTGCCGCTGCTCGCCGGTCTCGCCGTCCACCGGGCCGTTGCCGAGGTGGCCGGGCTCGAGACGGCGCTGAAGTGGCCGAACGACGTGCTCGTCCCGGCGGACGGGGACCGCAAGCTCGCAGGTCTGCTGTGCGAGTGGACCGCCGACGGCGTGATCGTCGGTCTGGGGATCAATGTCGACACCGCCCGCGAGGACCTCCCGCTCGACACGGCCACGTCGCTGCGGGCGACGGGCGCCCCCGGCGTGGACCGCGCTGCGCTGCTCTCGGCCTTCCTCACCCACCTGGCCTCCCTCCTGCGCGACGACTCGGGCCCCGGCGGCAGCGCGCAGGCGGCGTACGTGGCGGCCTGCTCGACCGTTGGCCGCACCGTCGAGGTCCACCTCCCCGGGGGTGCCGTCGTCCATGGGATCGGGACAGGAGTTGACGCAGCGGGCAGACTGACGGTCCGGGACGAGTCCGGCACCCAGTCCGTGTCCGCCGGTGACGTTGTGCACGTCAGGTCGCGCTGA
- a CDS encoding endonuclease domain-containing protein, translating to MIDLVALGDRLVKKGRCTPDDLIAYAHNWPGQCRDEALTAARLVRMGVDSVPESALRLLIVLAGLPEPEVNIRLRDVDGNVRFRIELGYEDARLAIEYDGRWHEEPAQRAHDAERRSGLSERDGWTFVIVTADDLYGLPEQLLERIRSTMQSLGIPVPTVLSDDWRRHFRVDTAAA from the coding sequence TTGATCGATCTCGTCGCTCTCGGAGATCGACTCGTCAAGAAGGGGCGGTGCACACCGGATGACCTCATCGCCTACGCGCACAACTGGCCGGGACAGTGCCGCGACGAGGCACTCACCGCTGCGAGACTCGTGCGGATGGGCGTCGACTCGGTCCCGGAGAGTGCGCTTCGGCTCCTGATCGTGCTGGCCGGGCTTCCCGAGCCCGAGGTGAACATCCGGCTGCGGGACGTCGACGGGAACGTGCGGTTTCGCATCGAACTCGGCTACGAGGACGCCCGGCTGGCGATCGAGTACGACGGCCGGTGGCACGAGGAACCCGCACAGAGGGCACACGATGCCGAGCGCCGATCCGGCCTGAGCGAGCGCGATGGCTGGACCTTCGTCATCGTGACAGCCGATGACCTCTACGGTCTCCCCGAGCAGCTGCTGGAACGGATCCGCAGCACGATGCAGTCCCTGGGCATTCCGGTTCCCACGGTCCTGTCCGACGACTGGCGTCGCCACTTCCGAGTGGATACCGCCGCTGCATGA
- a CDS encoding adenylate/guanylate cyclase domain-containing protein, whose translation MTTEEVSGAGDHPLVEELPGQIERRLLGRPASMGRREVSEGAGVEPVVARRFWHAMGFQNVDDEDAMFTEADLEALKRVARLIGEGAVSEELALGMTRAFARTSDRLAVWQTQLVAESLTSPFSEELEGKDSRSVPEPRIAADAAELLASICDDIEPLLVYVWRRHLTNAIARMIADADPAVHADPSAPIRVVGFADLVSFTSFVRRMSERQLARLVQRFELLASDVVTEHGGRVIKTVGDEVLFVHTDAAAASAIALDLVDAMAEDELLPPVRVGLAHGRVVSRLGDVFGLTVNKASRITAVTPSGHVFVDEDMAKVLRSVSGFSATERRRRMLRGIGVVTLHELQRAPGGRGPALLDDGARLRSSHDQGAARGG comes from the coding sequence ATGACCACCGAGGAGGTCAGCGGGGCCGGCGACCACCCCCTCGTCGAGGAACTGCCCGGGCAGATCGAGCGACGACTGCTCGGCCGCCCTGCCTCCATGGGTCGGCGTGAGGTCTCCGAGGGCGCCGGGGTCGAGCCGGTGGTGGCGCGTCGTTTCTGGCACGCGATGGGGTTCCAGAACGTCGACGACGAGGACGCGATGTTCACCGAGGCCGACCTCGAGGCCCTCAAGCGGGTGGCCCGCCTCATCGGCGAGGGAGCGGTCAGTGAAGAGCTCGCACTGGGCATGACGCGTGCCTTCGCCCGCACGTCCGACCGGCTCGCGGTCTGGCAGACCCAGCTCGTGGCCGAGTCGCTCACGTCGCCGTTCTCCGAGGAGCTCGAGGGCAAGGACAGTCGTTCGGTGCCCGAGCCGCGCATCGCCGCCGATGCCGCCGAGCTGCTCGCGAGCATCTGTGACGACATCGAGCCCCTGCTGGTCTACGTCTGGCGCCGTCACCTGACCAACGCGATCGCCCGCATGATCGCCGACGCCGACCCGGCGGTGCACGCCGATCCGTCCGCCCCCATCCGGGTCGTCGGCTTCGCCGACCTGGTGTCCTTCACCTCGTTCGTCCGCCGGATGAGTGAGCGGCAGCTGGCCCGGTTGGTGCAGCGCTTCGAACTGCTCGCGAGCGACGTGGTCACCGAGCACGGTGGACGGGTCATCAAGACCGTGGGTGACGAGGTGCTCTTCGTGCACACCGACGCCGCCGCGGCATCCGCGATCGCCCTCGACCTCGTCGACGCCATGGCCGAGGACGAGCTGCTCCCACCCGTGCGCGTCGGCCTGGCCCACGGCCGGGTGGTCTCCCGCCTCGGCGACGTCTTCGGTCTGACGGTCAACAAGGCGAGCCGGATCACCGCCGTCACCCCCTCCGGTCACGTCTTCGTCGACGAGGACATGGCCAAGGTGCTGCGCTCGGTGTCCGGCTTCAGCGCCACCGAACGGCGCCGTCGGATGCTGCGCGGGATCGGCGTGGTGACCCTCCACGAGCTCCAGCGCGCTCCAGGTGGCCGAGGTCCAGCGCTCCTGGACGATGGCGCGCGACTACGATCGAGCCATGACCAAGGTGCTGCTCGCGGAGGATGA
- a CDS encoding DUF885 domain-containing protein, whose product MTEPTAEPRTPTAVDAVADAYFDAAIDASPIEATYLGVPGRDAELDDLSPDGFAHHAHLAHQTLAALDGVEPADAVDRVTVAAMRERLGLVIETHDAGYDAMALNVIASPLQACRDVLDLMPTSTQENWATIAARLCAVPQALEQYTQTLLASADRGLVTPRRQVEACIVQCEELTASDGFFATFAAGASADGTPLDDAVRADLDRGVRAAAQAYEQIGIALRERLLGRAPTSDAAGRERYGLASRSFLGATVDLEETYAWGQEELARITDDMARTSDRILPGASVREAIAHLEGDPRYQLHGTDALREWMQERADEVITAMADTHFDIPEPVRTIECLIAPTQTGGIYYTGPSDDFSRPGRMWWSVPKGVTEFGTWRELTTVYHEGVPGHHLQVGQTVYRRELLNKWRRMMCWTSGHGEGWALYAERLMAELGFMDDPGNYLGLLDGQSLRAARVVLDIGVHCGFEAPAEVGGGSWTYDKAWTFLRTHSNEGEEMLRFELNRYLGWPGQAPSYKVGERLWLQLRDEAQQRAGDAFSLKDFHRRALDVGSVGLDVLRDAVLD is encoded by the coding sequence GTGACCGAGCCGACCGCCGAGCCCCGCACCCCCACCGCCGTCGACGCCGTGGCCGACGCCTATTTCGACGCCGCCATCGACGCCAGCCCCATCGAGGCCACCTACCTCGGCGTCCCGGGTCGGGACGCCGAGCTTGACGACCTCTCCCCGGACGGCTTCGCCCACCACGCCCACCTCGCGCACCAGACCCTGGCCGCCCTCGACGGCGTCGAGCCCGCCGATGCCGTCGACCGGGTGACCGTCGCCGCCATGCGCGAACGCCTCGGCCTCGTCATCGAGACCCATGACGCCGGCTACGACGCCATGGCCCTCAACGTCATCGCCTCCCCCCTTCAGGCCTGCCGCGACGTCCTCGACCTCATGCCGACGAGCACCCAGGAGAACTGGGCCACCATCGCCGCCCGACTCTGCGCCGTGCCGCAGGCCCTGGAGCAGTACACGCAGACCCTGCTCGCCAGCGCCGACCGGGGACTGGTCACCCCTCGGCGCCAGGTCGAGGCCTGCATCGTCCAGTGCGAGGAGCTCACCGCCTCCGACGGCTTCTTCGCCACCTTCGCGGCGGGAGCGAGCGCCGACGGCACCCCCCTCGACGACGCGGTGCGGGCCGACCTCGACCGCGGCGTTCGGGCCGCCGCGCAGGCCTACGAGCAGATCGGCATCGCGTTGCGCGAGCGCCTGCTCGGGCGCGCACCGACCTCGGATGCCGCGGGGCGCGAACGCTACGGCCTCGCCTCGCGCTCGTTCCTGGGGGCCACCGTGGACCTCGAGGAGACCTACGCGTGGGGGCAGGAGGAGCTTGCCCGGATCACCGACGACATGGCGCGCACCTCCGACCGGATCCTGCCGGGTGCCAGCGTGCGCGAGGCCATCGCCCACCTCGAGGGAGACCCCCGCTACCAGCTGCACGGAACCGATGCGCTGCGCGAGTGGATGCAGGAGCGCGCCGACGAGGTCATCACCGCGATGGCCGACACGCACTTCGACATCCCGGAGCCGGTGCGCACCATCGAGTGCCTGATCGCCCCCACCCAGACCGGTGGCATCTACTACACGGGGCCGAGTGACGACTTCAGCCGACCCGGACGGATGTGGTGGTCGGTGCCCAAGGGCGTCACCGAGTTCGGCACCTGGCGCGAGCTGACGACCGTCTACCACGAGGGCGTCCCGGGGCACCACCTCCAGGTCGGCCAGACCGTCTACCGGCGAGAGCTGCTCAACAAGTGGCGCCGGATGATGTGCTGGACGAGCGGGCACGGCGAGGGATGGGCGCTCTACGCGGAGCGCCTCATGGCCGAGCTCGGCTTCATGGACGACCCGGGCAACTACCTCGGCCTGCTCGACGGCCAGTCGCTGCGTGCCGCCCGTGTCGTCCTCGACATCGGCGTCCACTGCGGCTTCGAGGCCCCGGCCGAGGTAGGTGGCGGGTCGTGGACATACGACAAGGCCTGGACCTTCCTGCGCACACACTCCAACGAGGGTGAGGAGATGTTGCGCTTCGAGCTGAACCGCTACCTCGGCTGGCCGGGGCAGGCGCCGAGCTACAAGGTCGGCGAGCGGCTCTGGCTTCAGCTGCGCGACGAGGCCCAGCAGCGCGCCGGCGACGCGTTCTCCCTGAAGGACTTCCACCGGCGCGCCCTCGACGTCGGGTCGGTGGGGCTCGACGTCCTGCGCGACGCCGTGCTCGACTGA
- a CDS encoding 5-(carboxyamino)imidazole ribonucleotide synthase: protein MTTPRRAPGGFPVVGIIGGGQLARMCAGPAAELGITLSVFAEAEDASAALVVPSSPVGDHTVAEAVHAFAQHCDVVTFDHEHVPAHVLDLLVAEGVELHPRPAALRFAQDKLAMRERLTELGIPCPRWTRADDAAEVTAFGDAVGWPVVAKTPRGGYDGKGVRLAASADDLADWLERAEAEGTGLLLEERVPFVRELAVLVARSPSGQAAAWPVVETVQTDGICTEVLAPAPELDDDLAADAVHAALRLAGELDVTGVLAVEMFEVVDAGGPAFRVNELAMRPHNSGHWSMDGAVTGQFEQHLRAVLDLPLGSPRPHERWTVMANVLGGDYPDLYPTYRHVMARDPEAKVHMYGKGVRPGRKIGHVNISGDDLADLRERAAHAADYIQGVVTE, encoded by the coding sequence GTGACCACCCCACGTCGCGCTCCCGGAGGATTCCCCGTCGTCGGCATCATCGGAGGTGGCCAGCTCGCTCGGATGTGTGCCGGGCCGGCCGCTGAACTCGGCATCACGCTGAGCGTGTTCGCCGAGGCCGAGGACGCCAGCGCCGCCCTCGTCGTGCCCAGCTCGCCGGTCGGCGACCACACCGTGGCCGAGGCGGTGCACGCCTTCGCCCAGCACTGCGACGTCGTGACCTTCGACCACGAGCACGTCCCCGCCCACGTCCTGGACCTCCTCGTCGCCGAGGGGGTTGAGCTGCACCCGCGGCCCGCTGCCCTGCGCTTCGCCCAGGACAAGCTCGCGATGCGCGAGCGTCTGACCGAGCTGGGCATCCCGTGCCCGCGCTGGACGCGCGCCGACGACGCCGCCGAGGTGACGGCGTTCGGGGATGCCGTGGGCTGGCCGGTCGTCGCGAAGACCCCGCGCGGTGGTTACGACGGCAAGGGGGTGCGGCTCGCGGCATCCGCCGACGACCTCGCCGACTGGCTCGAGCGGGCTGAGGCGGAGGGCACCGGTCTGCTCCTCGAGGAGCGGGTGCCCTTCGTGCGGGAGCTCGCCGTCCTCGTCGCCCGCAGCCCGTCCGGGCAGGCCGCGGCGTGGCCGGTCGTCGAGACGGTGCAGACCGACGGCATCTGCACCGAGGTGCTGGCCCCGGCCCCCGAGCTGGATGACGACCTCGCGGCCGACGCGGTGCACGCCGCGCTGCGCCTCGCCGGGGAGCTCGACGTCACCGGGGTGCTGGCGGTCGAGATGTTCGAGGTCGTGGATGCCGGTGGGCCGGCGTTCCGGGTCAACGAGCTCGCGATGCGGCCCCACAACTCCGGCCACTGGTCGATGGACGGCGCGGTCACCGGGCAGTTCGAGCAGCACCTGCGGGCGGTGCTGGACCTGCCGCTCGGCTCGCCGCGGCCGCACGAGCGCTGGACGGTCATGGCCAACGTCCTCGGCGGTGACTACCCCGATCTCTACCCCACCTACCGGCACGTCATGGCGAGGGATCCTGAGGCGAAGGTGCACATGTACGGCAAGGGAGTTCGGCCGGGGCGCAAGATCGGGCACGTGAACATCAGCGGCGACGACCTCGCCGACCTGCGTGAGCGCGCCGCCCACGCTGCCGACTACATCCAGGGAGTTGTCACCGAATGA
- a CDS encoding acyl-CoA carboxylase subunit epsilon, translated as MTRNETSTTAGATASDPVIVRGAATPEEVAALVAVLSAVGGSGDGSSGGDAASSVSAWAAPAATMRRPVGHGPGAWQNSLR; from the coding sequence ATGACCCGGAACGAGACGTCGACGACGGCCGGTGCCACGGCATCCGACCCCGTCATCGTGCGGGGTGCGGCGACGCCCGAGGAGGTGGCCGCCCTGGTGGCGGTGCTCAGCGCCGTGGGTGGGTCGGGCGACGGGTCAAGCGGTGGGGATGCTGCGTCGAGCGTGTCCGCCTGGGCGGCCCCCGCCGCGACGATGAGGCGACCGGTCGGCCACGGCCCCGGAGCCTGGCAGAACTCGCTGCGCTGA
- a CDS encoding response regulator transcription factor encodes MTKVLLAEDDPAISEPLARALRREGYEVDVVTDGESALAQALSAPDLLVLDLGLPKMDGLEVCRRLRAQGGTVPVLVLTARADEVDTVVGLDAGADDYVTKPFRLAELLARARALLRRGVVEPAADSLVRIDPEGRRVFLRGQEVQFTGKEFELLKLLVANEGKVVSRERIMREVWDSAWYTSTKTLDMHVSVLRKKLGDDASQPSYITTIRGVGFRFDAPRE; translated from the coding sequence ATGACCAAGGTGCTGCTCGCGGAGGATGACCCCGCGATCTCCGAGCCGCTGGCGAGGGCGCTGCGGCGGGAGGGCTACGAGGTGGACGTCGTCACCGACGGGGAGTCCGCACTCGCACAGGCACTGTCGGCGCCGGACCTGCTCGTGCTCGACCTCGGCCTGCCGAAGATGGACGGGCTCGAGGTGTGTCGACGCTTGCGCGCCCAGGGGGGCACCGTCCCGGTGCTCGTGCTCACCGCGCGCGCCGACGAGGTCGACACCGTTGTCGGGTTGGATGCCGGGGCCGACGACTACGTGACCAAACCGTTCCGGCTGGCCGAGCTCCTGGCCCGGGCCCGGGCGCTGCTGCGCCGTGGGGTCGTCGAACCGGCCGCCGACTCGCTGGTGCGCATCGACCCCGAGGGCCGTCGCGTCTTCCTGCGGGGTCAGGAGGTGCAGTTCACGGGCAAGGAGTTCGAGCTGCTCAAGCTGCTCGTCGCCAACGAGGGCAAGGTCGTCTCGCGGGAACGCATCATGCGCGAGGTCTGGGACAGCGCCTGGTACACCTCCACCAAGACGCTCGACATGCACGTCTCGGTACTGCGCAAGAAGCTCGGCGACGACGCGTCGCAGCCCAGTTACATCACGACGATCCGCGGGGTCGGCTTCCGGTTCGACGCCCCGCGGGAGTGA
- a CDS encoding sensor histidine kinase, producing the protein MRRLLVGTAVQAVAISAVIITVGFSIFILWRNDPSESIISGGQPQAGETSTPLLSLGAHVLALLVGAALALAVAAWVADRRALRVTHFLQTLGERAERLAPGDPRPVPLNSGIEEVDRLDAALARGAQQGAKRLASERDFAADASHQLRTPLTALLMRLEEIASTDDITVVGEEATIAIGQVERLSRVVDDLMSRTRSGVETNPAVSLDSVLASLQREWQPAFAGARRSIHVSGERGLRVRATPVALAQILTTLLENSLAHGAGTVEVAARRSGPSVVIEVSDTGAGVPPTLAPHIFERAVSSSGSGLGLSLARDLAEAAGGRLELARAVPPLFALFLSVSED; encoded by the coding sequence GTGCGTCGCCTGCTCGTCGGGACGGCCGTGCAGGCCGTCGCCATCAGTGCGGTGATCATCACCGTGGGGTTCTCGATCTTCATCCTGTGGCGCAACGATCCCAGCGAGTCGATCATCTCCGGGGGACAACCCCAGGCAGGTGAGACCTCCACGCCCCTGCTCTCGCTCGGCGCCCACGTGCTCGCGCTCCTCGTCGGTGCCGCCCTGGCGCTCGCCGTCGCCGCGTGGGTCGCGGACCGCCGGGCCCTGCGGGTCACGCACTTCCTGCAAACGCTGGGGGAGCGGGCCGAGCGGCTGGCACCGGGGGATCCGCGTCCGGTCCCGCTGAACTCGGGGATCGAGGAGGTGGATCGCCTCGACGCGGCGCTGGCGCGGGGGGCACAGCAGGGTGCGAAACGGCTCGCCTCCGAGCGTGACTTCGCGGCGGACGCCTCCCACCAGCTGCGCACGCCGCTGACCGCGTTGCTCATGCGGCTCGAGGAGATCGCGAGCACCGACGACATCACGGTCGTGGGGGAGGAGGCCACGATCGCCATCGGTCAGGTCGAACGACTGAGCCGAGTCGTCGACGACCTGATGAGCCGAACTCGCAGCGGGGTCGAGACCAATCCGGCAGTCTCCCTCGACTCGGTCCTCGCCTCACTCCAGCGCGAGTGGCAACCAGCCTTCGCCGGGGCCCGCCGCAGCATCCACGTGAGCGGCGAGCGGGGTCTGCGGGTGCGGGCGACGCCGGTGGCGTTGGCGCAGATCCTCACGACGCTGCTCGAGAACTCGCTGGCACACGGCGCGGGCACCGTCGAGGTCGCGGCTCGTCGGTCCGGCCCGTCGGTCGTGATCGAGGTGAGCGACACCGGCGCGGGCGTCCCGCCGACCCTGGCACCACACATCTTCGAGCGAGCGGTGTCGTCCTCGGGCAGCGGGCTGGGGCTCAGCCTCGCCCGGGACCTGGCGGAGGCCGCCGGGGGACGGCTCGAGCTCGCTCGCGCCGTACCGCCGTTGTTCGCCCTCTTCCTGTCGGTCAGCGAGGACTGA
- a CDS encoding MOSC domain-containing protein, producing the protein MKPVVTSLNIGGARSGIRPRGGDTAIDKRPVDTIEVRDPGPKRGGLGSGVLGDDVVSRKHHGGSQQAVYAVAREELDWWGAELGRDLRDGMFGENVTTLGLDVDAAVVGQRWTVGSAVLEVTGPRIPCATFAAWMGERGWVRRFTERGRTGAYLAVVEPGVLSVGDTIEVGPRPEHGITVPEVFRAFMGDDDLAARVVAAQVLAPVDSLDLERSLARRRQIDQ; encoded by the coding sequence ATGAAGCCCGTGGTGACCTCGCTCAACATCGGTGGTGCCCGCAGCGGCATCCGGCCCCGCGGCGGTGACACGGCGATCGACAAGCGCCCGGTCGACACGATCGAGGTGCGCGACCCCGGCCCGAAGCGTGGTGGCCTGGGCAGCGGGGTGCTGGGAGACGACGTCGTCAGTCGAAAGCACCACGGTGGCTCACAGCAGGCGGTCTATGCCGTGGCGCGCGAGGAGCTGGACTGGTGGGGCGCCGAGCTCGGCCGGGACCTGCGGGACGGCATGTTCGGGGAGAACGTCACCACCCTCGGTCTCGATGTGGATGCCGCTGTCGTCGGTCAGCGGTGGACTGTGGGTTCGGCGGTGCTCGAGGTCACGGGGCCTCGGATCCCGTGCGCGACCTTCGCTGCGTGGATGGGTGAGCGGGGGTGGGTTCGCCGGTTCACCGAGCGGGGCCGAACCGGCGCCTACCTCGCCGTCGTCGAACCCGGTGTGCTCTCGGTCGGCGACACCATCGAGGTGGGGCCGCGCCCGGAGCACGGCATCACCGTGCCCGAGGTCTTCCGCGCGTTCATGGGCGACGACGACCTCGCGGCCCGCGTGGTGGCGGCGCAGGTGCTCGCACCGGTCGACAGCCTCGACCTCGAGCGCAGCCTCGCGCGCCGTCGCCAGATCGACCAATAG
- a CDS encoding GtrA family protein: MPHPPSTPTRGPARLMAWARGAMDVIYREMIKFGVIGALAFVIDLGLANLLWHTVLEDRVTTAKIISGLVATLFSWVGNRQWTFRHRRSRPAHHEVALFFGVNLVALGIATATLAFSHYGLGFTSRLADNIATIVGIGLGTLFRFWTYRRFVFASEKI, encoded by the coding sequence GTGCCCCATCCCCCCTCCACGCCGACGCGCGGACCTGCGCGCCTCATGGCGTGGGCCCGCGGCGCGATGGACGTCATCTACCGGGAGATGATCAAGTTCGGCGTCATCGGGGCGCTCGCGTTCGTCATCGACCTCGGGCTGGCCAACCTGTTGTGGCACACCGTGCTCGAGGACCGGGTCACCACCGCCAAGATCATCTCCGGCCTGGTCGCGACCCTGTTCTCATGGGTCGGCAACCGGCAGTGGACCTTCCGGCACCGCCGCAGCCGCCCGGCGCACCACGAGGTGGCCCTGTTCTTCGGTGTCAACCTCGTCGCCCTCGGGATCGCCACGGCCACCTTGGCGTTCTCGCACTACGGGCTGGGCTTCACCTCGCGCCTGGCCGACAACATCGCGACCATCGTCGGGATCGGCCTCGGCACGCTGTTCCGGTTCTGGACCTACCGCCGCTTCGTCTTCGCCAGCGAGAAGATCTGA
- the purE gene encoding 5-(carboxyamino)imidazole ribonucleotide mutase yields the protein MSQQEQSSEVNAPVPVVGVVMGSDSDWPVMQAAVAALDEFGIACEVDVVSAHRMPQEMVEYGASAEQRGLRVVIAGAGGAAHLPGMLASVTSLPVIGVPVPLKYLDGMDSLLSIVQMPAGVPVATVSVGGARNAGLLAARILGAGEGSEAARIRDALTAFRGALRDEAHAKGAALRERRADGIRD from the coding sequence ATGAGCCAGCAGGAGCAGAGCAGCGAGGTCAACGCTCCGGTGCCTGTCGTGGGCGTCGTCATGGGCTCGGACTCCGACTGGCCGGTGATGCAGGCGGCGGTGGCGGCCCTCGACGAGTTCGGCATCGCCTGCGAGGTCGACGTCGTCTCGGCGCACCGGATGCCGCAGGAGATGGTCGAGTACGGCGCCAGTGCGGAGCAGCGTGGGTTGCGCGTCGTCATCGCCGGAGCCGGGGGAGCGGCCCACCTGCCGGGCATGCTCGCGTCGGTCACCTCCCTCCCGGTCATCGGGGTGCCGGTGCCGCTGAAGTACCTCGACGGCATGGATTCGCTGCTGTCCATCGTGCAGATGCCGGCCGGGGTGCCGGTCGCGACCGTCTCCGTCGGCGGGGCGCGCAACGCGGGCCTGCTCGCCGCGCGCATCCTCGGCGCCGGCGAGGGCTCCGAGGCCGCGCGGATCCGCGACGCTCTCACCGCCTTCCGGGGCGCACTACGCGACGAGGCGCACGCGAAGGGTGCGGCGCTGCGCGAGCGGCGCGCGGACGGCATCCGAGACTGA
- a CDS encoding acyl-CoA carboxylase subunit beta, producing MPSSDTQAIGGTDVPKDIDTSTTAGKLADLKRRVAEVAGAGSERAVEKQHARGKKTARERLELLLDEGSFVEMDKYARHRSVAFGQDRNRPYGDGVVTGYGTVDGRTVAVFAQDFTVFGGSLGEVFGEKITKVMDFAMKVGCPVVGLNDSGGARIQEGVVSLGLYGEIFRRNVHASGVIPQISLIMGPCAGGAVYSPAVTDFTVMVDQTSHMFITGPDVIKTVTGEDVGFEELGGARTHNTTSGVAHYMGTDEDDAIEYVKALLSYLPSNNMEQAPVFGEENDLEVTEDDRFLDTIIPDSANVPYDMHEVITRVLDDGEFLEVQPLFAPNLVVGFGRVEGHSVGIVANNPMQFAGTLDINASEKAARFVRTCDAFNVPILTFVDVPGFLPGTDQEWDGIIRRGAKLIYAYAEATVPLVTVITRKAYGGAYDVMGSKHLGADINLAWPTAQIAVMGAQGAVNILYRKELAAAAERGESVEEARATFIKQYEDALANPYIAAERGYIDTVITPSNTRMNVTKALRALRTKRASLPPKKHGNIPL from the coding sequence ATGCCCTCCAGCGACACCCAAGCCATCGGCGGCACCGACGTCCCCAAGGACATCGACACCTCCACGACCGCCGGAAAACTCGCCGACCTCAAGCGCCGAGTGGCGGAGGTCGCAGGCGCCGGATCCGAGCGCGCCGTCGAGAAGCAGCACGCCCGCGGCAAGAAGACGGCCCGCGAACGGCTCGAGCTGTTGCTCGACGAAGGGTCGTTCGTCGAGATGGACAAGTACGCCCGACACCGCTCGGTCGCGTTCGGTCAGGACCGCAACCGCCCCTACGGCGACGGCGTCGTCACCGGGTACGGCACCGTCGACGGGCGCACCGTCGCGGTGTTCGCGCAGGACTTCACCGTCTTCGGCGGCTCGCTCGGTGAGGTCTTCGGCGAGAAGATCACGAAGGTCATGGACTTCGCGATGAAGGTCGGGTGCCCCGTCGTGGGCCTCAACGACTCGGGTGGGGCGCGCATCCAGGAGGGCGTGGTCTCCCTCGGCCTGTACGGCGAGATCTTCCGGCGCAACGTCCACGCCTCCGGGGTCATCCCCCAGATCTCGCTCATCATGGGCCCGTGCGCGGGCGGGGCGGTCTACTCCCCCGCGGTCACCGACTTCACCGTCATGGTCGACCAGACCTCGCACATGTTCATCACCGGCCCCGACGTCATCAAGACCGTCACCGGTGAGGACGTCGGGTTCGAGGAACTGGGCGGTGCACGCACCCACAACACGACGTCCGGCGTCGCCCACTACATGGGCACCGACGAGGACGACGCCATCGAGTACGTCAAGGCGCTGCTATCCTACCTGCCCAGCAACAACATGGAGCAGGCGCCGGTGTTCGGCGAGGAGAACGACCTCGAGGTCACCGAGGACGACCGCTTCCTCGACACGATCATCCCGGACAGCGCCAACGTGCCGTACGACATGCACGAGGTCATCACCCGGGTGCTCGACGACGGCGAGTTCCTCGAGGTCCAGCCGCTGTTCGCGCCGAACCTCGTCGTCGGCTTCGGCCGGGTCGAAGGCCACTCGGTGGGCATCGTGGCCAACAACCCCATGCAGTTCGCCGGGACCCTGGACATCAACGCCTCCGAGAAGGCCGCGCGGTTCGTGCGCACCTGCGACGCCTTCAACGTGCCGATCCTGACCTTCGTCGACGTGCCCGGCTTCCTACCCGGCACCGACCAGGAGTGGGACGGCATCATCCGCCGCGGAGCCAAGCTCATCTACGCGTACGCCGAGGCCACCGTGCCGCTGGTCACGGTCATCACGCGCAAGGCCTACGGCGGTGCCTACGACGTCATGGGCTCCAAGCACCTCGGCGCTGACATCAACCTTGCGTGGCCGACGGCCCAGATTGCCGTGATGGGTGCGCAGGGTGCGGTCAACATCCTCTACCGCAAGGAGTTGGCGGCGGCCGCCGAGCGCGGGGAGTCGGTGGAGGAGGCGCGCGCCACGTTCATCAAGCAGTACGAGGACGCCCTGGCCAACCCGTACATCGCCGCTGAGCGCGGGTACATCGACACCGTCATCACCCCGTCGAACACCCGGATGAACGTCACGAAGGCCCTGCGGGCGCTGCGCACCAAGCGTGCGTCGCTGCCGCCCAAGAAGCACGGGAACATTCCCCTATGA